In Lacibacter sp. H407, a genomic segment contains:
- a CDS encoding immunoglobulin domain-containing protein has translation MQQLLCLSVNQRAISALLTPFYFLFQSKKLLLRFAMLVMSVGMMNGVVGQATVTTDKPDYQPGDTVLITGTGWQPGETVKLDVDEEPKPTTCLLPHDLIVVADADGKIYSKEFLIKENHLGVTFTLTATGQSSGLVAVTTFTDALFFSASITSNPISICAGTNASYTITIKNNTTTGPGETPTGQNARLGSIRIAIPSGYTGIVITSNSPDWTVSTATPGFIEFDANGNDNNNNRIDPTESVFITFTAIAPITPINPYVWITEAWVGSNFTGTKYPGIGTDLNPGNQPNVIVNPNHSINLSSTSNNQTVCRNTAITDITFNVGGGATGANITGLPNGLSGSFNAGVFTITGTSSQEGIFDYTIITTGNSCTAAQATGTITIKGLLDYANLQFPSSFSICQGGNFTAYGRVYESGVTEANGAGTGIIAQIGYNNTNSDPSTWPEANWSNATYNTQVGNDDEYQASFGSSLTPGTYYYTFRYSLNGCQWQYGGYSAGGGNFWGGANVSGVLTVNANHTLSYNSGSTSQSICEGLPIEPIIYTIGGGAANVNVSGLPNGVVKSISGNTVTISGTPTVQFGTFNYTVTTTGNSCTTQSLGGTITVKSKLDVVNLQFPLTSTLCLGQPLNAFGQVYEPEVTPGNGPASPNIIAEFGVGTTNNTNSFTWYAASFNSAGSEGNNDEYQYAFTAPSVGTYYYTFRYSFNGCDLQYAQDIGVLTVNQPPTINLTSANNLQTVCDGVAINAITYSIGGGATGAGVMGLPTGLTGSYNSGVFTISGTPTQYGIFNYTVSTTGPDGCTAATATGTITVKQKFSFVNLQFPPSGTICTNQSFDVYGQVYAAGVTEAAGAGANIIAELGYSTTDTDPSTWGTWISATYNGQGGISNNNDEYKGTLSSLAPGTYYYTFRYKLNECEYQYGGTSGFWSAGQSGVLTVNALPVITSSPVNSTITYGTNASLSASATGTGPLTYQWQVNTGSGYTNISLAGIYANTDANPSTLEIEKPTVAMSGYVYRVMVSGACAPAAESDGAV, from the coding sequence ATGCAACAACTGCTATGCTTGTCAGTTAACCAGCGTGCTATCTCTGCACTGCTTACTCCTTTTTATTTCCTGTTTCAATCTAAAAAACTGCTGCTTCGTTTCGCTATGCTCGTGATGAGTGTGGGGATGATGAATGGGGTTGTGGGGCAGGCGACGGTGACAACAGATAAACCGGATTACCAACCAGGTGATACAGTTCTAATAACTGGAACAGGCTGGCAGCCAGGTGAGACAGTTAAATTAGATGTAGATGAAGAACCCAAACCTACAACTTGTTTACTTCCACATGATTTAATAGTTGTAGCAGATGCAGATGGGAAAATATATAGTAAAGAATTTCTAATCAAAGAAAATCATCTAGGAGTAACATTTACACTAACCGCCACAGGTCAAAGTTCTGGACTTGTTGCTGTTACTACATTCACAGATGCGTTGTTCTTTAGTGCATCTATTACAAGTAATCCTATTTCGATTTGCGCCGGAACTAATGCGTCTTACACAATTACCATAAAAAATAATACTACTACGGGGCCGGGAGAAACACCGACTGGTCAGAATGCAAGATTAGGCTCTATCAGAATCGCAATTCCCTCGGGATATACAGGTATCGTAATAACATCTAATTCTCCAGATTGGACTGTAAGTACAGCCACACCTGGCTTTATTGAATTTGATGCAAATGGCAATGACAACAATAACAATAGAATCGATCCGACTGAATCTGTGTTTATTACTTTTACCGCTATCGCTCCAATTACACCTATAAACCCATATGTGTGGATAACAGAGGCGTGGGTAGGGTCAAATTTTACAGGAACTAAATATCCAGGAATCGGAACTGATCTTAATCCAGGTAACCAACCAAATGTAATAGTTAACCCCAATCATTCAATTAATCTTAGTTCAACTTCAAATAATCAAACTGTATGTCGTAATACTGCAATTACAGATATTACTTTTAATGTAGGAGGAGGCGCAACTGGCGCAAATATTACAGGTTTGCCAAATGGTTTATCTGGTAGTTTTAATGCCGGAGTGTTCACGATAACCGGAACCTCTTCGCAAGAAGGTATTTTTGATTATACAATTATAACTACGGGAAATAGTTGTACTGCAGCTCAAGCAACGGGTACTATTACAATTAAAGGCTTATTAGATTATGCCAATCTTCAATTCCCTTCTTCATTTTCTATCTGTCAAGGAGGAAATTTCACAGCTTATGGAAGAGTATATGAATCAGGTGTAACTGAAGCAAATGGAGCGGGTACTGGTATCATTGCACAAATCGGCTATAATAATACAAATTCTGATCCTTCCACATGGCCTGAAGCGAATTGGTCAAACGCAACATATAATACTCAGGTTGGCAATGATGACGAGTATCAGGCAAGCTTTGGTTCTTCATTAACACCCGGTACATATTATTACACATTCCGCTACTCATTAAATGGCTGCCAATGGCAATACGGTGGTTACAGTGCCGGCGGTGGTAATTTTTGGGGTGGAGCAAATGTTAGCGGTGTTCTAACCGTAAATGCGAATCATACGCTTTCTTATAACTCCGGCTCTACTTCCCAATCAATTTGTGAAGGGCTTCCAATTGAACCGATCATTTATACGATAGGAGGCGGGGCCGCAAACGTAAATGTTTCAGGGTTACCTAATGGTGTGGTAAAAAGTATTTCTGGAAACACGGTTACTATCAGTGGTACGCCAACGGTTCAATTTGGAACTTTTAACTATACCGTTACTACTACTGGTAATAGTTGTACTACACAAAGCTTGGGAGGTACTATAACAGTTAAGAGCAAACTTGATGTTGTTAATTTACAGTTTCCGTTAACCAGTACGCTCTGTCTTGGCCAGCCACTCAATGCATTTGGCCAGGTGTATGAACCCGAAGTAACACCGGGTAATGGTCCGGCTAGTCCAAACATTATTGCAGAATTTGGAGTGGGTACCACCAATAATACAAATTCTTTTACCTGGTATGCAGCATCATTTAACAGTGCCGGCAGTGAAGGTAATAATGATGAATATCAATACGCATTTACAGCTCCATCTGTTGGAACTTATTATTACACTTTCCGTTATTCATTTAATGGATGTGATTTGCAGTATGCACAGGATATTGGAGTGCTTACTGTAAACCAACCACCAACCATCAACCTTACTTCTGCAAATAATTTGCAGACAGTTTGTGATGGCGTGGCCATAAACGCCATAACCTATTCTATTGGCGGAGGTGCAACCGGCGCAGGTGTTATGGGTTTACCAACCGGATTAACAGGAAGCTATAACAGTGGCGTATTTACAATTTCGGGTACTCCTACACAATACGGTATTTTTAATTATACTGTTTCAACAACAGGCCCTGATGGATGTACAGCTGCAACGGCAACTGGTACAATAACTGTAAAGCAGAAATTCAGTTTTGTAAATCTTCAGTTCCCTCCATCTGGTACAATTTGTACCAATCAAAGCTTTGATGTGTATGGACAAGTATACGCAGCAGGCGTAACAGAAGCAGCAGGGGCAGGTGCCAATATTATTGCGGAACTTGGTTATAGTACAACAGACACCGATCCCTCAACTTGGGGAACATGGATTTCTGCAACATACAATGGTCAAGGTGGTATAAGTAATAATAATGATGAGTACAAAGGAACTCTTTCATCATTAGCGCCTGGTACCTACTATTATACATTCCGCTATAAGTTGAATGAATGCGAGTATCAGTATGGTGGAACTTCAGGTTTCTGGTCTGCAGGACAAAGTGGTGTGCTTACAGTAAACGCATTACCAGTAATTACATCAAGTCCTGTTAATAGCACGATTACATACGGAACTAACGCATCTTTATCTGCATCAGCTACCGGTACGGGTCCTTTAACGTATCAATGGCAGGTAAATACAGGAAGCGGCTATACAAATATTTCATTGGCTGGTATATATGCAAATACAGATGCCAATCCATCGACATTGGAAATCGAGAAGCCAACTGTTGCAATGAGTGGTTATGTCTATCGTGTAATGGTTTCGGGTGCTTGTGCACCAGCGGCGGAGAGTGATGGAGCTGTA